A genomic region of Sandaracinaceae bacterium contains the following coding sequences:
- a CDS encoding PfaD family polyunsaturated fatty acid/polyketide biosynthesis protein produces MLTPIAMWTAGAQAPAFDRRSLGRAVAEFRAPVHILRESADGRVGLGFAGEVVPTRLLNGHSAYPLLATLPGLFPEWLGDRSFNETHGVRFPYVTGAMANGIATTDLVIEVARAGMIGFFGAAGLSFSRVEEALGRLEAALGGTGLAWGMNLIHSPNEPALEEAVADLYLRRGVTHVSAAAYLALTPAIVRYAAAGLSTDSAGAIRRSTHVFAKISRPETARHFLSPAPAAMLDALVAQGKLTAEQGALARRVPVAEDITVEADSGGHTDKQALTAVFPVIAELRDALVEAHGYQRPVRVGAAGGLGTPRSVAAAFSLGAAYVLTGSVNQSAVESGLSAEGKRMLAEAAMADVVMAPAADMFEQGVEVQVLKRGTMFGARSARLFTAYRAHASLDAIPADARAKLEAQVLGASLDEVRASTRAFWAERDPSQNAIADRDPKHEMALAFRWYLGLSSRWAITGEPRRRLDYQIWCGPAMGAFNDWVRGSFLEAPENRTVVQIARNLLEGAAALTRAHQLRSYGAPIPAAAFRFEPRPLA; encoded by the coding sequence GTGCTCACTCCCATCGCCATGTGGACGGCTGGCGCGCAGGCGCCGGCGTTCGATCGTCGGTCGCTCGGACGAGCGGTCGCGGAGTTCCGCGCGCCCGTGCACATCCTGCGGGAGTCCGCGGACGGGCGGGTCGGCCTCGGGTTCGCCGGCGAGGTGGTCCCCACGCGCCTCCTCAACGGACACTCCGCCTATCCGCTGCTCGCGACCCTGCCGGGCCTCTTCCCCGAGTGGCTCGGCGACCGGAGCTTCAACGAGACCCACGGCGTCCGCTTCCCCTACGTCACCGGCGCGATGGCCAACGGGATCGCGACCACCGACCTCGTCATCGAGGTGGCGCGCGCGGGCATGATCGGCTTCTTCGGCGCGGCGGGGCTCTCGTTCTCGCGGGTGGAGGAGGCGCTCGGCCGGCTCGAGGCGGCCCTCGGCGGGACGGGCCTCGCGTGGGGCATGAACCTCATCCACTCGCCGAACGAGCCCGCGCTCGAGGAGGCCGTGGCCGACCTCTATCTGCGGCGCGGCGTGACGCACGTCTCGGCCGCCGCCTACCTCGCCCTGACGCCGGCGATCGTCCGCTACGCGGCGGCCGGGCTCTCCACCGACTCCGCGGGCGCGATCCGCCGGAGCACGCACGTGTTCGCGAAGATCTCCCGGCCGGAGACCGCGAGGCACTTCCTCTCGCCGGCGCCGGCCGCGATGCTCGACGCGCTCGTCGCGCAGGGCAAGCTGACGGCCGAGCAGGGGGCGCTCGCGCGGCGGGTCCCCGTCGCGGAGGACATCACCGTCGAGGCCGACTCCGGCGGCCACACCGACAAGCAGGCGCTCACGGCGGTCTTCCCGGTGATCGCGGAGCTCCGCGACGCGCTGGTCGAGGCGCACGGCTACCAGCGCCCGGTGCGCGTCGGCGCCGCGGGCGGGCTCGGCACACCGCGGTCGGTGGCCGCCGCCTTCTCGCTCGGCGCGGCGTACGTGCTGACGGGCTCGGTGAACCAGAGCGCCGTGGAGTCGGGGCTCTCCGCGGAGGGCAAGCGCATGCTCGCCGAGGCCGCCATGGCCGACGTCGTGATGGCGCCGGCGGCGGACATGTTCGAGCAGGGCGTCGAGGTCCAGGTGCTCAAGCGCGGCACGATGTTCGGCGCGCGATCGGCGCGCCTCTTCACGGCCTACCGCGCGCACGCCAGCCTCGACGCGATCCCCGCGGACGCCCGCGCGAAGCTCGAGGCGCAGGTGCTCGGCGCCAGCCTCGACGAGGTGCGCGCGAGCACCCGCGCTTTCTGGGCCGAGCGCGACCCTTCGCAGAACGCGATCGCCGATCGCGACCCGAAGCACGAGATGGCGCTCGCGTTCCGGTGGTACCTGGGGCTCTCCAGCCGCTGGGCGATCACCGGGGAGCCGCGGCGGCGCCTCGACTACCAGATCTGGTGCGGGCCCGCGATGGGCGCGTTCAACGACTGGGTGCGCGGCTCCTTCCTCGAGGCGCCCGAGAACCGCACCGTCGTCCAGATCGCCAGGAACCTCCTCGAGGGAGCGGCGGCGCTGACCCGCGCCCACCAGCTCCGCAGCTACGGCGCGCCGATCCCGGCCGCCGCCTTTCGTTTCGAGCCCCGACCGCTCGCGTAG
- a CDS encoding outer membrane protein transport protein has protein sequence MSVHRHGWVAPVALRASLIAAAFLAALLPADRASAGGFYLAPRGTGPLGRGGAMVAGANDPHAVWYNPAGLAWSGDQLMLDATLTLFETTFTRIDGGGNTLRPVRGHHPYLPIPTLGGSFSIDELPEWTFALTLQAPNSALMEWPNEPDAPQRYSLLSLEGSLLATAAAAAAWRPIEELSIGLAAHLLVGSFDATVALSACDGVICSFPEDPEYDGVANIALPTVFPLFVLGAVVQPIDALKIGFSVSTPFNLEGSARLRVRPPNAAAFQGAEVVNRSPGCNHENESDPCRQNTRADTQLEFPWVFRLGVEVTPTPGLRVEAAAVYETWSVQDAARIVPRDVWIEGALGGGLEYEVGPLSIPRQTNDTISLRLGGELDIDVVTARLGVSYENGAFSDAYLTPLTIDSDKLIFSGGATVRFSDEVALDAVVGYLWMASRSVRNSAVPQANPIRPPGSEVETVYVGNGDYEMGAPFFGLSVRWRLDAGNLRGPGNEAPEPDTDERPAATEPASSEPAPSTDGSTQDGSTPWYLQGQSTSAQPAVPDDGADDAATEAAPEPPEPEAAPETARERRIRIRRERRQRQRERRQRRRRAR, from the coding sequence GTGTCAGTGCACCGACATGGGTGGGTCGCTCCAGTGGCGCTGCGCGCGTCCCTGATCGCCGCCGCCTTCCTCGCCGCGCTGCTGCCGGCCGACCGCGCGTCGGCGGGCGGGTTCTACCTGGCGCCGCGCGGGACGGGGCCGCTCGGGCGCGGCGGCGCGATGGTGGCCGGCGCCAACGACCCGCACGCGGTCTGGTACAACCCCGCCGGCCTCGCGTGGTCCGGGGACCAGCTGATGCTGGACGCGACCCTGACCCTCTTCGAGACGACGTTCACGCGCATCGACGGCGGCGGCAACACGCTCCGCCCCGTGCGCGGTCATCACCCCTACCTCCCCATCCCGACCCTCGGCGGCTCCTTCTCGATCGACGAGCTCCCCGAGTGGACCTTCGCGCTGACGCTCCAGGCCCCCAACTCGGCCCTGATGGAGTGGCCCAACGAGCCCGACGCTCCGCAGCGCTACTCCTTGCTCTCCCTCGAGGGCAGCCTGCTGGCCACCGCCGCCGCCGCCGCCGCGTGGCGCCCGATCGAGGAGCTCTCGATCGGGCTCGCCGCCCACCTGCTCGTCGGCTCCTTCGACGCCACGGTGGCGCTCAGCGCGTGCGACGGGGTGATCTGCTCGTTCCCCGAGGATCCCGAGTACGACGGCGTCGCGAACATCGCGCTGCCGACGGTCTTCCCGCTCTTCGTGCTCGGGGCGGTCGTGCAGCCCATCGACGCGCTGAAGATCGGTTTCAGCGTCTCGACGCCGTTCAACCTCGAGGGCAGCGCGCGCCTGCGGGTCCGCCCGCCCAACGCGGCCGCCTTCCAGGGCGCGGAGGTGGTCAACCGCTCCCCCGGCTGCAACCACGAGAACGAGAGCGACCCGTGCCGGCAGAACACGCGGGCCGACACCCAGCTCGAGTTCCCGTGGGTCTTCCGCCTGGGCGTCGAGGTGACGCCCACGCCCGGCCTGCGCGTCGAGGCGGCGGCGGTGTACGAGACCTGGTCGGTGCAGGACGCGGCGCGCATCGTGCCGCGGGACGTCTGGATCGAGGGAGCGCTCGGCGGCGGGCTCGAGTACGAGGTCGGGCCGCTGAGCATCCCGCGCCAGACGAACGACACCATCAGCCTCCGGCTCGGGGGTGAGCTCGACATCGACGTCGTCACGGCGCGGCTCGGCGTGAGCTACGAGAACGGGGCGTTCTCCGACGCCTACCTCACCCCGCTGACCATCGACAGCGACAAGCTCATCTTCAGCGGCGGCGCCACGGTGCGGTTCTCGGACGAGGTCGCGCTCGACGCGGTGGTCGGGTACCTCTGGATGGCGAGCCGCAGCGTGCGCAACAGCGCGGTGCCGCAGGCGAACCCGATCCGGCCGCCGGGCAGCGAGGTGGAGACGGTCTACGTCGGCAACGGGGACTACGAGATGGGGGCGCCCTTCTTCGGCCTCTCGGTGCGCTGGCGCCTCGACGCCGGGAACCTCCGCGGGCCGGGCAACGAGGCGCCGGAGCCCGACACGGACGAGCGGCCCGCCGCGACCGAGCCCGCGTCCTCCGAGCCCGCACCTTCGACGGACGGATCGACACAGGACGGATCGACACCCTGGTACCTGCAAGGCCAGTCGACGTCCGCGCAGCCCGCCGTGCCCGACGACGGCGCAGACGACGCCGCGACCGAAGCCGCCCCGGAGCCGCCGGAGCCCGAGGCCGCCCCCGAGACCGCGCGTGAGCGCCGGATCCGCATTCGCCGCGAGCGAAGGCAGCGTCAGCGCGAGCGCCGGCAGCGCCGACGTCGCGCACGCTGA